The genomic DNA atttactcacttaacctaagagattagatgtgtaagaagtttattgacaataatgaatcggtttgtattgcctgcttggtcatgtttctccaacgagagttgggtaggggagttatcaaggttgattgtttttatcacgagagtgttttaacaagattttagagattcattgtctagggaatatttgcttgaggcatgtaggacattcATTCTGGTCAGGAAcgcttaggagtcgattaccccatccttaggagctttcgcattttgattgtttacattttcattcataactcgatcacttaccgaacaggtacacgatcacctgcttcgagtacaCCTTTgagctgttcatactcatcttgtttactcgatcaccccacccgatcctatactcgaatgcttgcatcgagtgcttaggtcgtgtggttcttgtttatttgctttcttttgtttattttaggattgttagatcaaaccattgattgcttggcttgacttgcatagttcggatcatatctcatctgctagcataacaaccatttggattgataaccctttgtactacaactgcatagggaattgataccctgggtgaaaatcctctTATCATAGTCCCTCTTCACACACCTTACCTCTTTCACCACACTCTTAGTCTTCTATTCTTCCAGTCTCCACTACCTCTTCTACTCCAACTACGGTTATCCCTATCCCGTCTCCTGTTGTACCTGCACCACCAACACCTACTTCTCTTCCTTCCCCTGTTTTACAACCTACTATACCATCCTCTCCCGTTCTATCGAACACCACCACACCTCCCACTTCCCCATCATCCTCTCCTATACCTGATAATTCACCATCTCCTTCACCTTCTCTGCCTACGTCTCCTTCGATCGAACCCGCACCTATACCTCTTTTGTTGCCCCCACAACCCCANNNNNNNNNNNNNNNNNNNNNNNNNNNNNNNNNNNNNNNNNNNNNNNNNNNNNNNNNNNNNNNNNNNNNNNNNNNNNNNNNNNNNNNNNNNNNNNNNNNNNNNNNNNNNNNNNNNNNNNNNNNNNNNNNNNNNNNNNNNNNNNNNNNNNNNNNNNNNNNNNNNNNNNNNNNNNNNNNNNNNNNNNNNNNNNNNNNNNNNNNNNNNNNNNNNNNNNNNNNNNNNNNNNNNNNNNNNNNNNNNNNNNNNNNNNNNNNNNNNNNNNNNNNNNNNNagagtgttttaacaagattttagagattcattgtctagggaatatttgcttgaggcatgtaggacattcATTCTGGTCAGGAAcgcttaggagtcgattaccccatccttaggagctttcgcattttgattgtttacattttcattcataactcgatcacttaccgaacaggtacacgatcacctgcttcgagtacaCCTTTgagctgttcatactcatcttgtttactcgatcaccccacccgatcctatactcgaatgcttgcatcgagtgcttaggtcgtgtggttcttgtttatttgctttcttttgtttattttaggattgttagatcaaaccattgattgtttggcttgacttgcatagttctgatcatatctcatctgctagcataacaaccatttggattgataaccctttgtactacaactgcatagggaattgataccctgggtgaaaatcctctTATCATAGTCCCTCTTCACACACCTTACCTCTTTCACCACACTCTTAGTCTTCTATTCTTCCAGTCTCCACTACCTCTTCTACTCCAACTACGGTTATCCCTATCCCGTCTCCTGTTGTACCTGCACCACCAACACCTACTTCTCTTCCTTCCCCTGTTTTACAACCTACTATACCATCCTCTCCCGTTCTATCGAACACCACCACACCTCCCACTTCCCCATCATCCTCTCCTATACCTGATAATTCACCATCTCCTTCACCTTCTCTGCCTACGTCTCCTTCGATCGAACCCGCACCTATACCTCTTTTGTTGCCCCCACAACCCCATAAAATGCAAACTCGAAGCAAAAGTGGCATCCACAAGCCAAAACAGATATTCTCTCTTCACACTGATCTCATATTCTTCAAGCTCTCAAAGATCCTCATTGGACCAATGCAATGCAAGCTGAATATGATTCACAAATGTCTATTGGCACATGGACCTTAGTACCAAGGTCACCTAATACTAACATGGTTCGCTCTATGTGGTTGTTTAGACATAAATTTAATGCAGatggctctctctctcgctaCAAGGCTCGGCTCGTTGCCAACGGCAAGTCTCAACAAATTGGTATTGATTGTGATGAGACGTTCAGCCCCGTTGTTAAACCAGTGACAATTCAAACCGTCCTTCACCGAGCTCTTGAAAAAGATTGGCCAATTCACCAATTAGATGTCAAAAATGCATTCCTCCATGGTAATCTAGAAGAAACTGTCTACATGCATCAGCCAACGGGCTTTATTGATCCCACAAAACTGAACCACGTTTGTCTTCTCCAAAAATCTCTATATGTTCTCAAACAATCTCCTCAGGCTTGGTTCCAACGTTTTGCACACTACACCATCAAAGTCGgattcaaaaacaataaaagtgACGCTTCACTATTTGTCTTACGTCAAGGCTCATCGATTGCgtatcttcttctctatgtggatgatatcaTTCTCACAGCTTCATCACCCACTCTCCTCAGGTCAATTCTCTCCTCACTTAACTCTGAATTTTCAATGACCGATCTTGGATTACTTCACTATTTCCTTGGTATATCTGTTCGCAGGGACGCTCATGGCATGatgttacaacaacaaaattatgcTGCAGACATCTTACATCGTGCCAAAATGTCAAAGTGCAACCCGTGTACCACTCCGGTTGATACATCCGCCAAACTCAAAGCCGGTGTTGGCCCGCTAGTCGCAGATCCAACATTGTATTGAAGCCTCGCCGGTGCCTTACAATATCTAACCATCACACGCCCCGGCATTGCATGCGCAGTCTAGCAATTATGTCTTTTTATGCATGATCCACGAGAGCCACACTTTAAAGCAATGAAGCGTGTTCTTCGCTACCTTAAAGGAACCATTTCTTAAGGCTTACGCTTGTCCAAATCAACAACCTCAACTCTTACGGCCTACACTGACGTGGGTTGGGCCGGATGCCCAAACACACGGCGATCCACCTCtggtttttgcattttttctcGGCCACAACCTCATCTCTTGGTCCTCCAAACGACGACCAACAGTCTCCCGCTCTAGTGCAGAAGCCGAATATAGAGGTGTTGCGAATGCTGTCGCTGAGACCATATGGATCCGCAATCTTCTTCTAGAGCTCGACTGTCCTCTATCTACGGCCACACTCGTCTATTGCGATAATGTTAGTGCGGTCTATCTCTCCACAAATCCCATACAACATCAACGCAAAAGACATATCGAGCTTGACATCCTATTTGTACGCGAACGGGTTGCACTAGGAGAAGTTCGAGTCTTCCATGTGCCTTCCTCCCATCAATATGCAGATATCTTCACAAAGGGGATACCTGCTCCTTTATTCAATGCCTTCAAGTCCAGCCTCCACGTTACACATTCATAACGTTTAGACTGCGGGAGGATATTAGAATAGGAAATTTTTTATCTCTGTATGTAATTTAGGGAACCTCTTAATTAGCCTCTAACGGCTATATTCTTCTGTGCTTTGTATATAACCTATGTCTAATAATACTCACAAATCATCGATTGAGATTATACCTAATCTAATACGAAGAGCCTTGCATTCTCGTTGGTGGTACAAAGCAGGAACAGAATAGCCGGAGAACGAGCCGGAGCAAATTAGCAGTCTCATCCATTGAGACAACTCCTATTaaacaaacataatataaaaatctaCCCAAAACATATCAGAAACAAatgtcaaaatacaaaaatacgaaaccaaaaaataaataacacaaacgaaaaCAGTAACCCGCGCGTAACGCGGGCACCCACctaatttataagatttagaagaaatgacaaaaaatttaaatgcaactaaaaaaatgacatattgataattaattttacacTGAACTATATACATAAGTATTCATCTGCTATACGTAATACATCCGATGGAAGTCTATGTAATTCAAGTAGTAAAATATGGGGAATCAGTGGGGCACTGTTATGGTATGTTATACTAATTCTGGATCTGATAGTCTAGCTATCTAATTGTGCTTATATTATGTAACATGATTTGAAgggatttattaaaaaaaaattgaaataattttattttccataaataaaataaaattatcttttatagCGCTTTATTATTTATGCATGGTCGGGCTTGTCAATGAGtgctaattataatatttggaaAAATAGGATAATACACCTTACAAAATCaagatatataaattcaataaCGAAAATTTACATAGATATATTACCTGCTAGTTCGACTACATacaatgttttctttgattagaTATGAAGAGGATTTAAAACAAGGCAAATCACACATAATTTTTTAGAGAATATTGTAATCAATCCGAGCAGTAGTTTACTATTAgttgataaattgataatgatCACTTTAATTAGTAAAACAAGCCATATATGTTGTACGCGCTCTTATACTAAGCATATGGTCCTTCGTgaattccaaaaatcaaattcagaTAGATTGCAGGAATTCTTattgaaaatgttatttttaggCAAATTTTACGTATATGCCTGATTTGCTAAAATCTTATGAAtatgtcattttcaaaaatttaaaaatgtctaTATTAATGAACCTCTGTCAGctcctatatatattttgttcaattatTTCTGAATTCATATCTTGTGGGTCTTTTTTTCCTCCTCAGCATGGATTATCAGCGCCTGCGTAATACTTGCTTCACAGTGTTTGAGAATAGACGTTATATCGAGTATTTCAATCACTGTTCCGGTCACAAGATTGACATTTTCTTCGGCCGGTCATACTTTTGTAAGATACATAAATATTCATATGCCATACATAAATCAAGTTGAATATGCTACCTCGTTAAAAACATGACTTGTAAATATGGGGAAGTAATTAAGGTATATGGTACGTTATACTATTTCTGGATCTGGAAGTTTATTTAATTGTGCTTATATAACATGACTTGAAGATATTTTTAGAATAAAAGTTGAATTGTCGTCGCTCATTCGTTTTCTTGGAAGAATGTGGTGGggaacaataatttttgttcttgtatcAATAAAACACAGTACTAAAAAATGATGTGCGTAGAAGCAGAGATGTTGAGAATAATTCTCGCGTAGGTTCAAAtcagagagagatatataaattTGGCATTTTCTTCCCGTGAATTATTTGATCCATCATCCTTTATAGTAGTAATATGTTAGTCGACATGAACTATTGATGAGTTAACATAATAAATcgatcataaattttaaatgtatattaaataaaagtcgGAATTACAAGCAATAGAGAGATTCGACGgctaactaattaatattttattaaaatatgttagttttctatattaataagattttttataaaaaaaaataatattttaatctatgaaaaaaaactatgtacaacgTTCCacttctcttatatatatatatatataataagtattatatatataataatattattatataataagtattatatatatataataagtgtTATTCAtcattttagtatatataataagtattatatatatatataataattatggCCAGAATTTAATAGAGATGTGGAGGATTAGTTCTTACGCTGTTGCACTCAGCCTTATCTCTCAGCTTTTGAAACCTTGCATTCCTCCAATTTACTGTATGTTAGTAAACATGGACCACTACTGANTGTTGCGATTTTTCATCTATCTTTGggtgaaataattttttattattatttaaaaattattgttacggctgttcattgtaaagttgtatCTTTTGccataagaaaaaattatgtggTTGCGTCTGTTCATTATATAATTGTGTCTTTTCACCATATCTTATTCACAATTTCTTGTTACAATAGTTAtgtttatctatatatttatgtcttttaaactatataaatatatatatttgtctcttcttagATAACTAACAAATCTTTGTTCGCTAACACAAATTTTCTGTTTCAtaatgaatctaaataatataaattttattatttaatatccAACATCATTTTATAATCTAATCAACTTTAACTATGTAACTTACGGTTGCATTTATTAATCATAACTCATTGTGAAATATgtgtttttaagatttaattatttaatcttttatttttaggaattttcgtatttttattataattaatggttgataaattttcattctacatgaaatttatttattttttaaattatatcatCAGAAAATTGTATTTACTTATTATATTCTTTCGTTTGATATTCTTACATAGGATCACTTCATCATTATAgttgtttattaatataaatatcaataaatattatgATGCTTGTTActctttactatattttttttataatatatcttatacttataatttttattatgactttatatttaataaattttaacttaGAGTTGAGTTTTTTGCcataagtttttattattattagccgtagttattatttttcttattttggggtaatatttaattttatttttagcatatattttcaaactatttattacttttgaataattttctcatatatataatttttaatttacaatttaattaaaatttttttgaaatacttcCCCTGTGGGGATCTGAGTCCTAGTATTTTATAATGATGAtgtaacaaacaacaaaaacaaaaaattaacaggACAACTTGTGCCTAGAAAGAAAAGTAACTGAGATGCTGGTAAATCAATTTATACGTTGATTTACTCATCCTTTTCTATTTGTCTTATTCCcttgaattatttgattattcttGTTTTGGTATATAAATTTGTTAACATGGACATTGTGTATGTTCCTCGTGTTAACATGGACATTGTGTATGTTCCTCGTGTTAAAATTCTAAGTTTGAATCGATTACCATAGTCTAATCCCCTCTTTTCAAccctaactaaaattatttgatcATCCTTGTTTTGCtctatataaatttgttaatattgaCATTGTGCATGTTCCTCTTGCTGAAAATCTAAGTTTGAATCGATTACCATAGTCTAAACCCTTCCACTATAGTAAAAAGATAGACATTAAGGACCCATCACAAGAAAGATTAGAAAGTGACTGGCTGTGCCGAAACATGCAGAGATAGAATAGCGGCTGAAGTCCCGTGGTGACGGCGGATGGTATTGATGAGGGTACCGGTAGTGTCGTTTGATGGTGGCCAGGGAAGAAAGAATCGtgaggatgagaaagaagaggaagagagagaagcaaagctgtcataaatgcataaaatagaaatatcacCCCtttatccaatatatatatatatatatatatatatatataacgcttaatttacagaaaattttatgttaacatttttgaaagTACATTTTGAGTTCTAACCTTTTATAATATTTGCAAAATTATTCATTCaccatttgaataaattttaaaacttggatataacatttgttaaaaaaatcatgagCCTAATCTAGAATGTTAACTACAATATTAacttaattacaaattttttattgaaaatacctatacaaaatgaaatttaataacacaactttttaaaatatatatataacattgtatcatctatattaaaaatcaaggaaacttaattaataacaatataaaatcataaaaatatataaagtaattCTGTGGTATACCAGTGATTAAATCCTAGTTAAGTTGATTATTCACTGCAATTACCCATATACAGTACTGTATGTTCTCTCTACGAACTCTcaaatttctatttaattttttctgttGAGAGAAAGATTCAACTTCACaattgagactttttttttgttggaagggTTATTGTATTTGAATCCTCCAATTCGATTACAAATGGAGTTGTTGTGTTGTATAATTACATCGATCGTTATATCCAAGTAAAgaacatcctatattttttagaaataggAATAAACATCCATTTCAGGAATAATTAAATCGCTTAATTCGTTAGGTTTCCCTTTGTGAATATGTCACTGGAGCTATATCACACGTCTATGTGGTTAGGGGATGTCTAAgtgttaataattttttttttttttttggtcaaacacatgttttcattcattcaaatcaaatcaaggTACAAGGTTGAGATTCAAAGATCTCAAAGTTTAAAGAGTTACAAGAGTAGGTATTCCCCAATaccataaacaagaaaataaaagattttgagGTGAACACCATGAGAGCTATGGAGCAAATGCAGTGAAGCAGATATAAACATGAGAGATCATGGATACTCGAAAGATCATCATCGAGTGAAACGATGGATGACAGAATTGTCAAGGTCAAAAGACGCATAGACGTTGTAGAAGGATCCAAAGCCAAGACGAGGTACACTAGAAGTGCCCATCACAAAAATGATCAGAATGTGACAGTGCCGAAAAAAGCCAAGCATTTATAGCTGACAATTTTAGGTTTTACTCAACCACATGGTAGTTTGTTATCTCTTTTTTACTGCCATACTCGATTTAACTGCATGAGAACTCCTATAAATACCGATACAAAATGTTCTTGTGTTCCACAACTCAAACCCCTCAGAAAAGTAAAcattaaatctttaaaaacacaaaaccatcaaaatgaataaACCTTCAGTGGTCTCTtttctcatcactctcctgTTAGCTGCAGCTGTCTGCACCCAAGCAGGCGAACCGGTGAAGGTAACTGTTGAAACTGATCTTAAAACCGATCAACAATACTACATCCAGCCAGTCAATACCAACGTCCCCGGAGGTGGTCTTGTCCCAGCCCCCCCTACACTAGGTTCCTTATGTCCACTTGGCATTGTCCAAACAGCCATTACGTTCATACCAGGCGTACCAGTTACCTTCTCATTTCCAAACCCAACCACGAAAACAACCATTTCTACAGATGATTATGTAAATATTGAGTTTAAGTCCAAATTCTGGCTCTGCGATCAGCTTTCCAAGTTTTGGAAAGTCGATGAATCCTCATCAGCTACCGAAGAGCCTTCCATTCTCGTTGGTGGTACAAAGCAGGAACAGAATAGCTGGTTCAAGATTGAGAAAGCCGGAACAAACACCTATAAGCTGACCAGCTTTTCCGGACCTATTGGAACTAAGCCAGGAGGTTTTGGGGTACCACAACTAGTTCTCACCAATGATAAGGCTAAAACCTTACTCGTCAAATTCAAAAAGGTTGATGAAGCGACTATTACTACTTCTACTTCTCTAAGAATGTTCCCGTTCTAGCTACTGGTCaaaatcatgtaaaaaaaaGCCTGAGACTCGTCCATGGCAAGAAATAATGGGTTGAGATAATACCCGCAtgcaagtttttattttccataaataaaacaaaattatcctTTATAGCGCTTTATTATTTATGCATGGTCGGGCTTGTCAATGCGACtgctaattataatatttgggaAATAGAATAATACACCTTAAAAAattctctatataataaaacggaagtatacgacattttttttagactatataatagatatatttattattttttgattatAAACTTGTGACATAGGTGTCTTATAATATACGAGTTAGTCTAATTTTTGGTAAGTAAGGATAGtatgaatttagttaattatagtaacataaaaatcaattataggtaatatttaaaagataaggaaatctctcaacctaattaaaacaaaaatatgtgattattctttcacatttattttattttatatttaaattattttaattttttatctaatatatttagttaataaaatttatgattttttctgcatatgatgtattttttttttaaaacatacatatattgctcaactgatgaataaaaaaaatatacaaaatatcctacatcacctaagaaaattaggcaaagattcaaagtcatattaataaaaaagagaccaaaatgattttgaatacgaatgagcagaaaccttgatttatcaggtattgaaattaaaaattttatgcattttattatggttctttatttttaagaatttcaaattttaataactttaaaaatccaaatgtataactttttttcaaattttaaagattattaatattccaattattcaaacatttatctttttataaaatgtttaagataggaataatatttaaacattataagaagttcaaatattataagtatttcaatttctaaaacaataaaatttattcaaatattttaaattttaataatatgttcgaaataaaatattacatgaCGGATTATATGGCATGACATGtttgagttgatattaatagaaaattaaaatgtcattaattcagtgctacacgggtaaaatattatctcattattttgtgaatttcttaaaaactttaaagattgTTGATATTTCAATTActtaaacatttaatttttataactgtttaagatattaataatatttaaactttataagaagttcaaatattataagtagttcaatttctaaaaaaaaaagaaactttattaaaacttttgaaatttttaaaatatatttagatttttatgaagttttttctgcggtgtacaacgaattaaaatatcacacgacGGGTTATATGGCTagacatgtttgagtagatattaatagaaacttaaaatttcattaattcgatgctacatggataaaatatcatctcattattttggtAACAAtttgaatattagattaatagacgTATCTAACGAAAtcgattaattaatattgtaacaaaataattaatatgcggtatagtgtaggttaagtcatataaataacaatcaaaatacaatatataaaacctaaacaaatcaaataaaattaacaaacataaattaatatttgtatcaaataacttaaactacagtgtactgcgggttaaaatctagatctactagaatagatcttacaaaatagatgttattttcaacatatgatttcatggcatagtgtttgagcaaaaaaaaactaaaacaaataaaacaatcatatatataacactttaaataaaaattacaaaataaataaaataaaagttaaccCGTGCTAGGTCCAATTCTAGTCAAGATATATttcaataacaaaaatttacataGATATATTATCTGCTAGATCGATTCAATACAATGTTTCTTTTATTAGATATGAAGAGGATTTAAAACAAGGCAAATCACACATAAATTTTTAGAGAATCTTGTAATCAATCCGAGCAGTAGTTTACTATTTgttgataaattgataatgatCACTTTAATTAGTAAAACTAGCCATATATATTGTATGCGCTCTAATACTAAGCGTATGGTCTTTCGTgaattccaaaaatcaaattccAATAGATTGAAGAAATTCTTAGAAGGGATATTGAACTTaacattttaaaggattttaaagtattcttaaaatcttttgttattcaattgaggatttaaaaaaaatctcatgaaaTCCTATGCTATTcaactaagatttatataaagtcttttaaaataattcagaatctcttgttattcaatcaatagtttataaatacaactttaaatctcttgttattc from Camelina sativa cultivar DH55 chromosome 7, Cs, whole genome shotgun sequence includes the following:
- the LOC104701901 gene encoding cysteine protease inhibitor WSCP-like; this encodes MNKPSVVSFLITLLLAAAVCTQAGEPVKVTVETDLKTDQQYYIQPVNTNVPGGGLVPAPPTLGSLCPLGIVQTAITFIPGVPVTFSFPNPTTKTTISTDDYVNIEFKSKFWLCDQLSKFWKVDESSSATEEPSILVGGTKQEQNSWFKIEKAGTNTYKLTSFSGPIGTKPGGFGVPQLVLTNDKAKTLLVKFKKVDEATITTSTSLRMFPF